The Candidatus Krumholzibacteriia bacterium genome includes a region encoding these proteins:
- a CDS encoding acyl-CoA dehydrogenase family protein has translation MNPMPTLTEEQQMIQETARRYADSELAPTAAHLDETGEFPVERFAKMGELGFLGLVVPAEYGGMGNDTVSYAIVIEELARGCGSTALGVAAHNSLACGPIVLMGSEEQKQRFLPELASGEAIGAFCLTEPQAGSDASNTKTTAVRKGDKYILNGTKIYVTNGGWARYLVATAVTDPSAGAKGISAFVIENDFPGFVIGTKEKKMGLRASGTFEIVFDNCEVPAANLLGSEGGGFRTFMKTLEGGRISIGAFALGLAQAAMEAAIKFGRERKQFDTPIIDFQANQMKVADMATEIHAARLLIHDAAQRKDRGEEFGRYASMCKLFASEVAMRVTDQAIQMHGGYGYCREYNVERYYRDAKLAEIGEGTSEIQRLVIARSVLGQ, from the coding sequence ATGAACCCGATGCCCACACTGACCGAAGAACAGCAGATGATCCAGGAGACCGCGCGGCGCTACGCCGACTCGGAGCTGGCTCCCACCGCCGCGCATCTCGACGAGACCGGCGAGTTTCCGGTGGAGCGTTTCGCAAAGATGGGCGAGCTGGGGTTTCTGGGCCTGGTGGTTCCCGCCGAGTACGGTGGCATGGGCAACGACACCGTGTCGTACGCCATCGTCATCGAGGAACTCGCGCGCGGCTGCGGCTCCACCGCGCTGGGTGTCGCCGCGCACAACTCGCTGGCGTGCGGCCCCATCGTGCTCATGGGCAGCGAGGAGCAGAAGCAGCGTTTCCTGCCGGAACTCGCCAGCGGCGAGGCCATCGGCGCCTTCTGCCTCACCGAGCCGCAGGCGGGAAGCGACGCCTCCAACACGAAGACCACCGCGGTGCGCAAAGGCGACAAGTACATCCTCAACGGCACCAAGATCTACGTGACCAACGGGGGCTGGGCCCGCTACCTGGTCGCCACCGCCGTCACCGACCCGTCCGCGGGAGCCAAGGGGATCAGCGCCTTCGTCATCGAGAACGACTTCCCGGGTTTCGTGATCGGAACCAAAGAGAAGAAAATGGGGCTGCGCGCGTCGGGCACCTTCGAAATCGTGTTCGACAACTGCGAAGTCCCGGCCGCCAACCTGCTCGGCAGCGAAGGCGGCGGTTTCCGCACCTTCATGAAGACGCTGGAGGGCGGGCGCATTTCCATCGGCGCTTTCGCGCTGGGTCTGGCGCAGGCGGCCATGGAGGCCGCCATCAAGTTCGGGCGCGAGCGCAAACAGTTCGATACCCCCATTATCGATTTTCAGGCGAACCAGATGAAGGTCGCCGACATGGCCACCGAGATCCACGCGGCGCGGCTGCTCATCCACGACGCCGCCCAGCGCAAGGATCGCGGGGAGGAGTTTGGCCGCTACGCGTCGATGTGCAAGCTGTTCGCCTCGGAGGTGGCCATGCGCGTCACCGACCAGGCGATTCAGATGCATGGCGGATACGGGTACTGCCGCGAGTACAACGTGGAACGGTACTACCGTGACGCCAAGCTTGCCGAGATCGGCGAAGGAACCAGTGAGATTCAACGCCTCGTCATCGCACGCAGCGTGCTGGGGCAGTAA
- the meaB gene encoding methylmalonyl Co-A mutase-associated GTPase MeaB, which produces MKTQDLLARFASGDVLAASRLMSVVERGGGDAETVLDALFARTGRARRIALTGPGGAGKSTLADGLTRRLRHAGRSVGVVAEDPSSPFSGGAVLGDRVRMSSAAGDAGVFVRSVASRGSETGMSPLACELADVLDAFGRDVVLLETMGVGQVETRIRFAADTIAVVMTPESGDEVQSLKAGLLEVADVFVVNKSDRPGADGFAADLTAIAGLRRPGEWVPPVIQTVGSDGSGLDALEAALEAHRAHLARDGRGEQRRREALAERVRALVEDAWRDAWRRDPTARAEFDGMVARVAGGELSPYRAAREISRGLGPKAS; this is translated from the coding sequence ATGAAGACCCAGGATCTGCTCGCGCGTTTTGCGTCCGGCGACGTTCTCGCCGCGTCGCGCCTGATGTCCGTCGTCGAGCGCGGCGGGGGTGACGCAGAGACCGTTCTGGATGCACTTTTCGCCCGCACGGGCCGCGCGCGCCGCATCGCGCTCACCGGCCCCGGCGGCGCCGGCAAGAGCACCCTGGCGGACGGCCTCACCCGGCGCCTCCGCCATGCCGGCCGCAGCGTCGGCGTGGTTGCGGAGGATCCCTCGAGTCCGTTCTCCGGGGGTGCCGTGCTCGGCGACCGCGTGCGCATGTCCAGCGCGGCGGGGGACGCGGGCGTGTTCGTGCGTTCCGTCGCCAGCCGGGGCAGCGAAACCGGAATGAGCCCGCTGGCCTGCGAGCTGGCCGATGTTCTGGACGCGTTCGGGCGCGACGTCGTCCTGCTGGAGACAATGGGGGTGGGGCAGGTGGAGACGCGCATTCGTTTTGCCGCCGACACCATTGCGGTGGTCATGACACCGGAGTCGGGCGACGAGGTCCAGAGCCTCAAGGCGGGCCTGCTGGAAGTGGCCGACGTGTTCGTTGTGAACAAGTCCGACCGCCCGGGCGCGGACGGATTCGCGGCGGACCTCACCGCTATTGCCGGGCTGCGCCGGCCGGGAGAATGGGTGCCGCCGGTCATACAGACCGTGGGCAGCGACGGCTCCGGACTGGACGCGCTCGAAGCGGCGCTGGAAGCGCACCGGGCGCACCTTGCCCGGGATGGGCGTGGCGAGCAGCGCCGGCGCGAGGCGCTGGCCGAGCGGGTGCGCGCCCTGGTGGAAGACGCGTGGCGGGACGCCTGGCGGCGTGACCCTACCGCCCGCGCCGAGTTTGATGGTATGGTTGCACGCGTGGCGGGCGGCGAACTCTCGCCCTACCGGGCCGCGCGGGAGATATCCCGGGGCCTCGGCCCGAAGGCATCCTGA
- a CDS encoding cobalamin B12-binding domain-containing protein, which translates to MKRPLKVLIGKPGLDGHDRGAKVIANALRDAGMEVVYTGLHQTPEMIVEAAVQEDADLVSVSILSGAHMTLIPRVRELMNGAGLADVPLVAGGIIPDADAKSLLAIPGVAGVFGPGTSTRDVVSFIGNLFPGRSAGA; encoded by the coding sequence ATGAAACGTCCCCTCAAAGTTCTCATCGGCAAGCCCGGCCTGGACGGTCACGACCGCGGGGCCAAGGTGATCGCCAACGCGCTGCGTGACGCCGGCATGGAGGTCGTCTACACCGGGCTGCACCAGACACCGGAGATGATCGTGGAGGCCGCCGTGCAGGAGGACGCCGACCTGGTGTCGGTGAGCATCCTCTCGGGGGCGCACATGACGCTGATCCCGCGCGTGCGCGAACTCATGAACGGTGCCGGCCTCGCCGACGTACCGCTGGTCGCGGGCGGCATCATCCCCGACGCGGACGCAAAGTCACTGCTGGCAATTCCCGGGGTGGCGGGCGTGTTCGGCCCCGGAACCAGCACGCGCGATGTCGTCAGCTTCATCGGGAACCTGTTCCCGGGACGAAGCGCCGGCGCATAG
- a CDS encoding lamin tail domain-containing protein codes for MKYVAFFISCLTVMAALAPQGVADVRLNELLADPASDWDGDGAVDSKLDEWVEIVNTGTAAVDLSNYRISDASAGESFRFALSGSLAPGEVKVYYGSDVVTWQAANGVGQFGFSLNNGGDTVTLYEINGADISVTDAQAYVTVEVADDRSFGRMPSGSGGWVVFDGLNPYTGSQPPTATGCNPSPGETVACPTPTQASTWGRIKALYRG; via the coding sequence ATGAAGTACGTTGCCTTTTTCATTTCATGTTTGACCGTGATGGCTGCGCTTGCGCCGCAGGGCGTGGCGGATGTGCGCCTCAACGAGCTGCTGGCGGATCCCGCCAGCGACTGGGACGGCGACGGCGCGGTGGACTCGAAACTCGACGAGTGGGTCGAGATCGTGAACACGGGCACCGCGGCGGTGGACCTCTCCAACTACCGCATCTCCGACGCGTCCGCGGGTGAGTCGTTCCGCTTCGCGCTCTCCGGGAGTCTCGCGCCCGGCGAGGTGAAGGTGTACTACGGCTCGGACGTGGTTACGTGGCAGGCGGCCAACGGTGTGGGCCAGTTCGGCTTCAGTCTGAACAACGGCGGCGACACCGTTACGCTGTACGAAATCAACGGCGCGGATATCTCGGTGACGGACGCGCAGGCGTACGTGACCGTCGAGGTCGCCGACGACCGTTCGTTCGGGCGCATGCCCAGTGGCAGCGGTGGCTGGGTGGTGTTCGACGGGCTCAACCCGTACACCGGTTCGCAGCCGCCCACGGCCACGGGGTGCAACCCGTCGCCCGGGGAGACCGTTGCGTGCCCGACCCCGACCCAGGCGTCCACCTGGGGACGGATCAAGGCGCTCTACCGCGGCTGA